Within Thermus sediminis, the genomic segment GTGGACCTCCTGGGCTTGGGGCCAGAGGGCCTTCTCCCCCGGGAGGAAGTTCGGGCACTTGTGGAGCTGGAAGCGGCGGGCAACGTCTTTGCCGAGGAGGCCCAGGAGCTCCTCGCCCTGGCCCTGAAGCGGTACGAGGAGGCGAGGGGAGAGGTGGAGGGCTACCTGTGGAGGCGGGCCGAGGCGATCCGGGAGGCCCACCGGGCCCTGAGGCGGGCGGCCAGGGAGCGGGTGGGGGACCTGGCGGTGGAACCCGTCCCACCCCCGGACCTGCTAGGGGTGTTGGTCCTGGTTCCGCAAGTGTAGGAGGCGTGCATGGCTAAGGGAATGCTTCCCCGTGAACTCCGCGAAGCCTACGAGGAGGCCATCCAGAGCCCCGGGCGGCATGGGGCCCTCCGCCTCGAGGGCGGCCTCTTCGGCCCCGGGTTCCTGGCCCTCCTGGAGAGGGGAGAAGCGCCCTTCCAGTCCCCCAAGGACTTCGGCCTCCCCCGGGGTTCCCTCCAGGAGGAGATGGCCCTGGCCTACCGGGAGGCCAAGGCCCTCTGGCGCCTCTTCAGGGAGCGCCTGGAGGGGGTCCTGGGCACCGAGAGGGAGGGGGAGGTCACCCGGGAGCGCTGGGTGCGCCCCTTCCTCACCCTGCTGGGCTACCGCCTGAACTACCGGGGCCCCGCCCAGGCGGGGGGCAGGTCCTACCCCATCCTCTACCGGGCGGACGAGGGCCTCGAGGCTCCCCCCGTGCACGTGGTGCCCTGGGGCCAGGACCTGGGGCGGGCGGGGCGGGGGGCCGCTCCCCCCACGGCCTCCTCCAGGACTACCTGAACGCCTCCGAGGCCCTCTGGGGCCTGGTGACCAACGGAAGGGTCCTCCGCCTCCTCCGCAAGACCCCCTTTGTCCGGCGCCAGGCCTACCTGGAGGTGGATCTGGAGGCCCTCATGGAGGAGGACCGCTTCGGGGACTTCGCCCTGGTCTTTCGCCTCCTCCACCGCTCCCGCCTGCCCAAGGAGGCGGCCACGGCCCACGAGGCCCCCGTGGAGCGCTACCACCAGATGGCCGTGGAGCAGGGGGAGAGGGCCAGGGAGCGCCTTCGGGATGCGGTGGAGGCGTGCCTCCAGGAGCTGGGCACGGGCTTCCTCCGGGGGCCCTCGGGGGAGGAGCTCAAGGGGGACCCCAAGGCCCTCTACGAGGACCTCCTCCGCCTCACCTACCGCCTCCTCTTCCTCCTGGTGGCCGAGGCCCGGGGGGTCCTGGGGGGGAACGGGCTCTACCAAAAGGGCTTCTCCCTCCACCGCCTCCTCCGCCTCTCGGAGAGGCGGGAGGCCTACACCGAGGACCCCGACCTCTGGCTCGGCCTCAAGACCCTCTTCGAACTCCTGAGGAACCCCAAGTTGACGGTGGGAGGAGGGCCCGCCGCCCGGGCCTTGGGCCTCGAGGTCCTGAACGGGGGCCTCTTCGGGACCCCCCTTCGCCTGGAGAAGCACCCCTTCGCCGTGGAAAACCGCTACCTCCTCTCCGCCCTCCGCCGCCTGGCCTTCGTGGACGACCCGGAGGAGAAGGCCCTCAAGCGGGTGAACTACGCCGCCCTGGACGTGGAGGAGCTGGGCTCCGTCTACGAAAGCCTCCTGGACAACGCCCCCCAGGTGGTCTGGAAGGGAGAGGGGTGGGCCCTGGAGTTCTCCAGGGGCATGGAGCGCAAGAAGACGGGGAGCTACTACACCCCTGACGGGCTGGTGGCCCTGGTCCTGGGGGAGGCCCTGGACCCGGTGGTGGAGGCGAGGCTCAAGGAGGCCGGGGAGGACCCGGAGGCCCAGGAGGAGGCCCTCCTCTCCCTCAAGGTCCTGGACCCCGCCTCGGGGAGCGGCCACTTCCTCCTAGGGGCCGCCAGGAGGCTCGGCAGGCGGCTCGCCCAGATCCGCACCGGGGAGGAGGAGCCCTCCTCCGAGGCCTACCGCCAGGCGGTGCGGGACGTGGTGCGGAACTGCCTCTACGCCGTGGACCTGAACCCCCTGGCGGTGGAGCTCTGCCGGGTGGCCCTCTGGATGGAGGCCCACGTCCCCGGCAAGCCCCTCGCCTTCCTGGACCACCGGGTGAAGGTGGGGAACAGCCTGGTGGGGGTCTTCCACCCGGGGGTCCTGGCCGGGGGGATTCCCAAGGCGGCCTACGAGCCCAAGGCCGGGGACGAGAGGGAGAGGGCCAAGGGGGCCAGGAAGGCCAACGAGATGGCCCTGAAAGGGATGCAGGACCTTTACCAAGCCGACTTTTCCCTCAGGAAGGAGGAGGAGGACTGGGCCAAGGTCCTGGAGGAGTTCGCCCGCCTTCCCGAGGACAGCGCCGAGCAGGTGGGGGCCAAGGCCCGGCTCTACGAGCGCTTGCGGGAAGGGGAGACCTTGAGGCGCCTCCACCTGGCCTCGGACCTCTGGACGGCGGCCTTCTTCCAGCCCCTCAAGGGAGAGGGGCCCTTCATCACCACGGAACACGCGTGGACGGTCCTGCGGGGTGGGGAGGTGGGCCCCGAGGTGGAGGCCCTGGCGCGGGAGCTTTCCCGAAGGCACCGATTTTTCCACTGGTGGCTAGAGTTCCCAGAGGTTATGGAGAGGGGTGGGTTTGACGTGGTCCTGGGGAACCCGCCCTGGGGGCGGCTTTTGGACGAGGCATCGGCTGCCTTTGTCCGGGCTTCCGGCAGGTTCGAGCGCACGGCGGGGAGGCGCCCCAACACGTACCAGCTCTTCTTGGAGTTGGCGTGGGGGCTTCGCCGTCCCCGAGGTAGGGTGGGCCTTTTGGTCCCCACGGGCGTTGTGGCCGATGCCTCAAGCCAGCGCTTGTTCGCTCACCTGCTCCAAAGGGGAGCGATCCGACTCGTGGCGGACTTTGAAAACCGCCTCGGGTACTTCCCCCAGGTGGACAGCCGCTTTCGCTTCGCCCTGATCGTGTTGGGGAAGGGAGGCGGGAGGGGAGATGGGAAGGGAGGAAAAGAGGGAGAGGGGGAGGGGGAAAAGAGGGTGAGGGGGAGGAGCTCCTCGTGGCCACCTTCCTGAGGAAGCCGGACGACCTCCAGGACCCCCGCCGCCGCCTTCGCCTCAAGGGGGAAGAGATTCGCTTCTTCAATCCCCAAACAGGGGCGTTGCCCCTCTTCAGAACGCCTCAAGATAGGGCTCTAAACCGCAAGCTCTATGCTGGGGCCTGGGGGAAGCTGGGGAAGGGTTGGGGTATCAGAATTGTTCTGCCCTTCACTTCTGAACGAGGAAGGCACATCCATCCCTTAGACCCCATGGATGGGGCGGAACGCTCCCGTAGGGGGCATGTGTGGGAGTGGGGGGGTGAGCGCTATGTCACCTTCCTAGAGGCCAAGACCTTCCACCTCTTTGAGCACCGCCACGGGGAGGAGGACCGCAAGGACCCAAGCCGCCTCCTCGTTCCCCGCTATTTGGTGCGCCAAGAGGTCTTCCGCTCCCGGATGA encodes:
- a CDS encoding Eco57I restriction-modification methylase domain-containing protein encodes the protein MTNGRVLRLLRKTPFVRRQAYLEVDLEALMEEDRFGDFALVFRLLHRSRLPKEAATAHEAPVERYHQMAVEQGERARERLRDAVEACLQELGTGFLRGPSGEELKGDPKALYEDLLRLTYRLLFLLVAEARGVLGGNGLYQKGFSLHRLLRLSERREAYTEDPDLWLGLKTLFELLRNPKLTVGGGPAARALGLEVLNGGLFGTPLRLEKHPFAVENRYLLSALRRLAFVDDPEEKALKRVNYAALDVEELGSVYESLLDNAPQVVWKGEGWALEFSRGMERKKTGSYYTPDGLVALVLGEALDPVVEARLKEAGEDPEAQEEALLSLKVLDPASGSGHFLLGAARRLGRRLAQIRTGEEEPSSEAYRQAVRDVVRNCLYAVDLNPLAVELCRVALWMEAHVPGKPLAFLDHRVKVGNSLVGVFHPGVLAGGIPKAAYEPKAGDERERAKGARKANEMALKGMQDLYQADFSLRKEEEDWAKVLEEFARLPEDSAEQVGAKARLYERLREGETLRRLHLASDLWTAAFFQPLKGEGPFITTEHAWTVLRGGEVGPEVEALARELSRRHRFFHWWLEFPEVMERGGFDVVLGNPPWGRLLDEASAAFVRASGRFERTAGRRPNTYQLFLELAWGLRRPRGRVGLLVPTGVVADASSQRLFAHLLQRGAIRLVADFENRLGYFPQVDSRFRFALIVLGKGGGRGDGKGGKEGEGEGEKRVRGRSSSWPPS